The following coding sequences lie in one Hippopotamus amphibius kiboko isolate mHipAmp2 chromosome 17, mHipAmp2.hap2, whole genome shotgun sequence genomic window:
- the ASB16 gene encoding ankyrin repeat and SOCS box protein 16, whose translation MAEETFPFTSSTLRSLRLQREWLEWEDRRRAVAQQCRSQRYPPRSQARLTRPRRSCRDPAVHNALFSGDLRQIQALFQDEDAANMIVETVSNQLAWSAEQGFWVLTPKAKHTAPLTIAAARGYTDCARYLIRQGAELDARVGGRAALHEACARAQSDCVQLLLTFGAKVNVLSEEGTTPLHLCTAPESLQCAKLLLEAGATVNLAARDSEVTPLHVAAARGLEEHVALYLEHGADVNLRSSQGETALNAACAGAEGPGSSRQHQAAARRLLEAGADARVARRKRHTPLHNACANGCGGLAELLLQHGACAAAPNGAGHTPMDCALQAVQDAPNWEPEVLFAALLDYGAQPVRPEMLRHCANFPQALEVLLNAYPCVPSCDTWVEAVLPELWQEHEAFYSSALCMVNQPRRLQHLARLAVRTQLGSRCRQAAACLPLPPLLRDYLLLRVEGRIQ comes from the exons ATGGCAGAGGAgaccttccccttcacctcctccACCCTGCGCTCTCTCCGACTGCAGCGGGAGTGGCTGGAATGGGAGGACCGGAGGCGGGCTGTGGCCCAGCAGTGCCGGAGCCAAAGGTACCCCCCACGTTCCCAGGCCCGACTCACTAGGCCACGCCGCTCCTGCCGGGACCCAGCTGTGCACAATGCCCTGTTCTCCGGTGACCTGCGACAGATCCAAGCCCTGTTCCAAGATGAGGACGCTGCCAACATGATTGTGGAGACTGTGAGCAACCAGCTGGCCTGGTCAGCTGAACAGG GGTTCTGGGTGCTGACCCCCAAGGCCAAGCACACGGCACCCCTCACCATCGCTGCTGCCCGAGGCTACACCGACTGCGCCCGCTACCTGATCCGGCAGGGAGCTGAGCTGGATGCTCGGGTTGGGGGCCGGGCAGCCTTGCACGAGGCCTGTGCCCGGGCCCAGTCCGACTGCGTGCAGTTGCTGCTGACCTTCGGCGCCAAGGTCAATGTGTTGTCTGAGGAAGGCACAACCCCCTTGCACCTTTGCACAGCCCCTGAGTCCTTACA GTGCGCCAAGCTGCTGCTGGAGGCTGGAGCGACCGTGAACTTGGCGGCGCGGGACAGCGAGGTGACACCCCTGCACGTGGCGGCGGCACGCGGCCTGGAGGAGCACGTGGCTCTCTACCTGGAGCACGGCGCCGACGTGAACCTGCGCTCCAGCCAGGGCGAGACGGCCCTGAACGCGGCGTGCGCGGGGGCCGAGGGCCCGGGCAGCAGTCGGCAGCACCAGGCCGCTGCGCGCAGGCTCCTGGAGGCCGGGGCCGACGCCCGGGTGGCCCGGCGCAAGCGCCACACGCCGCTGCACAACGCCTGTGCCAACGGCTGCGGGGGCCTGGCCGAGCTGCTGCTGCAACACGGGGCCTGCGCTGCAGCCCCCAATGGGGCGGGCCACACGCCCATGGACTGTGCGCTACAGGCCGTCCAGGACGCCCCCAACTGGGAGCCTGAGGTCCTCTTCGCCGCGCTGCTGGACTACGGGGCCCAGCCTGTGCGCCCTGAG ATGCTGAGACACTGTGCCAACTTCCCTCAGGCCCTGGAAGTCCTACTTAATGCCTACCCTTGTGTCCCATCCTGTGATACCTGGGTTGAGGCGGTGCTCCCAGAGCTGTGGCAG GAGCACGAAGCCTTCTACAGCTCAGCCCTGTGCATGGTGAACCAGCCGAGGCGGCTGCAGCACCTGGCCCGGCTGGCCGTGCGAACTCAGTTGGGTAGCCGCTGCCGACAGGCCGCCgcctgcctccccctgcccccgctcCTCAGGGACTACCTGCTGTTGCGTGTGGAGGGGCGTATCCAGTGA
- the HROB gene encoding homologous recombination OB-fold protein, which translates to MACSLQKLFAVEEEFEDEDFLSAVEDAENQFAGSRPVNAGCLRPASSRPQEAQLLPRPTAPSEAAGLPALGLRLPTSGMPRAIGGLPSTGTAPLRPVSTSSSWTGNQGRVTLTEVLEEPARPQSSASHPQLIFKSRQQVVGGFEGPEQDEFDEVLASMELEGPGMELEVGVSSEVTGILPTWQREDSTLAKKARVADLSRPCQKGPVPATHVTGILSARDAPPDPVVRCGIPQSHSRPGATGYLPVPSAVVVCAQQPHWEVSSDSPPPRAPQPLQAAGRPIQSSPQNHFPGQPFQSPNACLTGRPRFLRPQTPSSSCATPSRTSSELFPRGPCRPRAPASSVESPVSTLKGPRPAPVPQAALQTPIVTNHLVRLVTAANRTPQQPTCSSTRAKMRRFPGPAGLLPHQHSGKNLDDIMVSTPQTPTHGALAKFRTEVVTSSQASVEEDFGRGPWLTMKSALGLDERDPACFLYTYSIIMVLRKAALKQLPRNKVPNMAVMIKSLTRSTMDASAVFKDPTGEMQGTVHRLLLETRQNELKVGSVLLLKQIGVFSPSLRNHYLNVTPNNLVHIYSPDSGDGNFLKAPQPFPKDPGSFHESLQHETEKPGKGPRTAQNPEAGASPEKEHPEADDLDGLLSELPEDFFCGTSSWDCPKAGHPP; encoded by the exons ATG gcATGCAGTCTGCAGAAGCTGTTTGCTGTGGAAGAGGAGTTTGAAGATGAG GATTTCTTGTCAGCCGTGGAGGATGCAGAGAACCAGTTTGCTGGCTCCCGGCCTGTGAATGCTGGGTGCCTGAGACCTGCCTCTTCCCGGCCACAGGAGGCCCAGCTGCTGCCACGCCCCACCGCCCCTTCAGAGGCTGCAGGCCTGCCAGCCCTGGGACTCCGCCTTCCTACCTCCGGCATGCCCAGGGCCATTGGGGGTCTACCTTCCACAGGAACAGCTCCCCTAAGGCCTGTCTCGACGTCCAGCAGCTGGACTGGCAATCAGGGAAGAGTGACACTGACAGAAGTGCTCGAAGAGCCAGCAAGACCCCAGTCCtcagcctcccacccccagctcatcTTTAAGAGCAGACAGCAGGTGGTTGGTGGCTTCGAGGGGCCTGAACAAGATGAATTTGATGAGGTCCTGGCAAGCATGGAGCTGGAGGGGCCTGGCATGGAGCTGGAAGTTGGAGTGAGCAGTGAGGTCACAGGAATCCTGCCCACCTGGCAGCGAGAGGACTCAACATTGGCTAAAAAGGCCCGGGTAGCTGATCTGAGCAGACCTTGCCAAAAGGGGCCCGTGCCTGCCACCCACGTAACTGGTATCCTGTCAGCCCGGGATGCGCCCCCCGATCCTGTTGTCCGCTGTGGGATTCCCCAATCCCACTCGAGACCTGGTGCCACGGGTTACCTTCCTGTCCCAAGTGCCGTGGTGGTTTGCGCTCAGCAACCCCATTGGGAAGTCTCTTCCGACAGTCCCCCTCCTCGAGCACCCCAGCCTCTCCAAGCTGCTGGCAGGCCCATTCAGAGCAGCCCTCAAAATCACTTCCCTGGTCAGCCATTCCAGTCCCCAAATGCCTGCTTAACTGGCAGACCTCGTTTCCTTAGACCACAAACTCCCAGCTCAAGCTGTGCTACTCCCTCAAGGACTTCCTCTGAATTATTTCCTCGGGGGCCCTGCCGGCCCCGAGCTCCAGCGTCTTCTGTTGAGTCTCCTGTCAGCACCCTGAAGGGCCCCCGTCCCGCCCCGGTTCCTCAAGCTGCTCTGCAGACGCCCATTGTCACCAACCACCTGGTGCGGCTGGTCACGGCTGCCAACCGGACACCCCAGCAGCCCACCTGCTCCTCCACCCGCGCCAAAATGCGCCGCTTCCCCGGCCCAGCAGGGCTCCTGCCTCACCAG CACAGTGGGAAAAATCTGGACGACATCATGGTTTCCACACCCCAGACTCCGACTCACGGTGCTCTGGCTAAATTCCGGACAGAG GTTGTTACTAGTTCCCAGGCATCGGTGGAGGAGGACTTTGGGCGAGGGCCCTGGCTGACCATGAAATCTGCTCTGGGCCTGGATGAGAGAGACCCAGCCTGTTTCCTCTATACCTACAGCATCATCATGGTGCTGCGGAAG GCAGCCCTGAAGCAGCTTCCCAGGAACAAAGTCCCCAACATGGCGGTGATGATCAAGTCCCTGACTCGGAGCACAATGGATGCCAGTGCAGTTTTCAAGGACCCCACGG GAGAGATGCAGGGCACAGTGCACAGACTGCTGCTGGAGACACGCCAGAATGAGCTGAAGGTTGGCTCAGTGCTGCTGCTAAAGCAG ATTGGAGTGTTTTCTCCTTCACTCCGAAATCACTACCTCAACGTGACGCCCAACAACCTGGTCCACATTTATAGCCCAGACTCTGGGGACGGGAACTTCCTCAAAGCACCTCAGCCCTTTCCTAAG GATCCAGGAAGCTTCCATGAAAGCCTCCAGCATGAGACTGAGAAGCCTGGGAAAGGCCCCAGGACAGCACAGAACCCGGAGGCAGGGGCGTCCCCTGAGAAAGAACACCCAGAAGCAG ATGACCTAGATGGACTCCTGAGCGAGCTCCCTGAGGACTTCTTCTGTGGGACCAGCAGTTGGGACTGCCCCAAGGCAGGGCACCCCCCGTGA